One Phaseolus vulgaris cultivar G19833 chromosome 4, P. vulgaris v2.0, whole genome shotgun sequence DNA window includes the following coding sequences:
- the LOC137836506 gene encoding cytokinin hydroxylase-like, which yields MEILLLPGTLACFAILPLLLLFKLTFSWWISPIQTHLKLKRSGFGGPPPTFPLGNIREMKNNNSLSSSLLSSNLTHDIHSTVFPYFSRWQNSHGKVFIYWLGTEPFLYIADPEFLKKMSTEVLAKKWGKPRVFRHDRDPLFGNGLIMVEGNEWVRHRHVIAPAFSPLNLKAMASMMSESTNQMIERWIAQINSGNPEIDVEKEVVETAGEIIAKTSFGMKGKNAKEVSEKLRALQMELFSTTRYVGVPFEKCLNVKKTLKARKLGKEIDKLLLSVITSRMKSVKRQTQEDLLGLLLQGNHQGDGKLGKTFTTRDLLDECKTFFFAGHETTALAISWTLLLLAMHQDWQIQLRDEIREVVGDKELDINVLAGLKKMKWVMNEVLRLYPTAPNVQRQAREDIQVDNLKVPNGTNMWIDVVAMHHDQALWGKDVNEFKPERFMNDVNGGCNHKMGYLPFGFGGRTCVGRNLSFMEYKIVLTLLLSRFSFKVSPSYNHSPSIMLSLRPTHGLHLLVQPLY from the exons ATGGAGATCTTGCTTTTACCTGGAACACTTGCTTGCTTTGCAATTTTACCTCTTCTTTTGCTCTTCAAACTAACGTTTTCTTGGTGGATTTCTCCCATCCAAACTCATCTTAAGCTCAAAAGATCTGGATTTGGAGGGCCACCCCCAACTTTTCCTCTTGGGAACATTCGAGAGATGAAAAACAACAATAGTCTTAGCTCTTCACTACTTTCCTCTAACCTCACCCACGATATTCACTCCACTGTCTTCCCCTACTTTTCTCGCTGGCAAAACTCTCACG GGAAGGTGTTTATCTACTGGTTGGGCACAGAACCGTTTTTGTACATTGCTGATCCAGAATTTCTGAAAAAAATGTCCACTGAGGTTTTGGCCAAGAAATGGGGAAAACCTAGAGTGTTTAGACATGATAGAGACCCTTTGTTTGGAAATGGTTTGATTATGGTTGAAGGGAATGAATGGGTTCGTCACCGACATGTTATAGCACCAGCATTTTCTCCTCTTAACCTCAAG GCAATGGCAAGCATGATGAGTGAGTCTACAAATCAAATGATAGAAAGGTGGATTGCACAAATAAACTCAGGTAATCCAGAAATCGATGTGGAAAAGGAGGTTGTAGAAACTGCAGGAGAAATCATTGCAAAAACAAGCTTTGGCATGAAGGGAAAAAATGCAAAGGAAGTGTCTGAAAAGCTGCGTGCCCTACAAATGGAACTTTTCAGTACAACAAGATATGTAGGGGTCCCATTTGAGAAGTGTTTGAACGTCAAGAAAACCTTAAAGGCCAGGAAACTTGGGAAAGAGATTGATAAACTTTTGCTATCTGTCATAACATCTCGCATGAAATCAGTGAAAAGACAAACTCAAGAAGACCTATTGGGGTTGCTGTTGCAAGGAAACCATCAAGGTGATGGGAAGTTAGGGAAGACATTCACCACTAGAGATTTGTTGGATGAGTGCAAGACTTTCTTCTTTGCTGGCCATGAGACAACAGCATTGGCTATCTCGTGGACCTtgttgcttcttgctatgcatCAAGATTGGCAAATCCAGTTAAGAGATGAGATCAGAGAAGTGGTCGGTGATAAAGAACTTGATATCAACGTGCTTGCCGGCTTGAAAAAG ATGAAGTGGGTGATGAATGAAGTTCTAAGACTCTACCCAACGGCACCAAATGTGCAAAGGCAAGCAAGAGAAGACATTCAAGTTGATAATTTAAAGGTGCCTAATGGAACCAACATGTGGATTGATGTTGTGGCAATGCACCATGATCAAGCATTGTGGGGAAAAGATGTGAATGAGTTTAAACCAGAGAGGTTCATGAATGATGTCAATGGTGGATGTAACCACAAAATGGGGTACTTGCCTTTTGGATTTGGAGGGAGGACATGTGTTGGAAGAAACTTGAGCTTCATGGAGTATAAGATAGTGCTAACCCTACTTCTCTCTAGATTTAGCTTTAAAGTTTCCCCAAGTTATAACCATTCACCCTCTATCATGCTCTCCCTTAGGCCAACTCATGGACTTCATCTCTTAGTTCAACCCCTTTATTAA